The nucleotide sequence aatttgtaaaaaatactcttttttgaaaaatgttaaagatctgaaaaaattcattttacttcCCAAATTTGAAGCATGCTGTCTCTGTCAGACCTTTGTTGGAGCagaggacaccctgtatataatTTGGAATTCGAATATACCTATAGGATGTTACAGATTTACGATGACCTTTTACGTTGCGTGAAAAACCTTTTAAATTTTATACTCATCCGCGAGAATAAAGAGAACGaaagaattataattttatcgTGCATTATTGATGCAGTCGATGTGCAGCTGAACTTTCAGCCTCTTTAAAACGCTGGTATATTGTGCTTGAAGCTGACTCGTGTTCGTTGACATACTTACACATGCATGATGCACTTGATGCTGCGATATGTTCTTACTCATGAAGTTAAAACCAAAATTAGCATCCTTTCTCACCAATCGGCGTCATTGTTGACCTTTGACAATAGGTAATGATgtcgtttaaaaaataattacctgtGTGATGCACATCACTCAACTCTCGTACCATAAGCTATCCActctatgtactcgtatgtctGGGATGGATGAAGTTTTTTTAACGTTTATATCACCATAACTAATTCAAATGTTGATCATTCTACTGACGactctttttttcacttttagcgtttttatcgtaaaaatacctattcactCAATACCACGAGTATCGATCACGTTTTTACTGTGTAGTTAacctctctctctttcttttcaCTGATTGTAAACAGTTTTAAAACTTATCACAAGTTGTGTATTTTGTGTCCACTTATTTGCATTCGTTGATACGttaggtataaattttaataCAGTATATAAAAGTGAATGAATGATGAAtgtgttttagaaaaattcgccTTTCCAATGctttcttattttctttttagaatGTCGTTTATATGTATAGTAAAATCTACTGAGCTGTGCGAGTGATTAATGTGAggtaatgtcgaagaaaaaattgcgatCGTGGTTTcgaaaaatcttggaaaaacaTGACATTTACAAGTTTATTTCTAAgtgtattaaaaattgaaaggtcGTTACGAATTTTCACGAATATCTGCTCTGCGTATAATTTATGTAAAGGAAATGAAGGGTACTGTAGGTAAATGGACTAGGCGTGTGTCTAGATAGTAGGTAGTTACTCGATGTGCTCATGCACTGCTCGTTGAAGCATTAAAATAGAAACAAATGCGATGTATTGGCTACTTCGCTCACTCTGTATAAGATAGATAAAATCGTTAATAGTGTCTAATAAACTGGTTCTGCTTATGAGATGACCTTCCAAAGCgtttatttttatcgtttttcttTCTCATATTGTTACGTCATTAATTTCGGCGCCCCGAGCAGGTGAGAAATTGTAGATCAATATTTTCCTCTCGAATTTTAGTGGGCTGGCATGTGCTataattgtaaacaaaattaaGTATTTTGTAGAGTGGTTGAGCTACGGATAGTCACgtttggaggttttttttcgctattttatCGGAAAAAACGCTCGTTTCGAAGGCGAAATGTGGCTAACGAATTtcaatgatcgatttttttcgtgACGTTGAAACggacgttcaattttttatgcggCGAGAAGCTGTATTTTTAAGCAGATTTgctatttttgaatatttttgtacaGTTTCAATGTCAATTGAATGGTGGCAATTTTTCAGTCGTCGGTTATCGAGacgatttggattttttttataattatgatCAGATTTGAATAGTGAAAGATTTATTCTTTCGATAACCAACAGCTTTTGAACGAACTTCTGTGGTCGATTATGATCTACGGGTTGAGTttcaggaatgaaaaaaaaaaaatgtaggctaATAAAAATGGCAAAGAAATTGGTAACAATTGATCTCTCACCCTCTAAATCCATCCTATGGAGCTCAGAACTCCTGAGTTTCATATTACAACATCTCAATAAAGTCGACTACTTGGcttttgaaatgaacaaaaaagttCTGTTACAAAATGGGCCATCTTTAAAATGGAAACAGCAGTAACTACTCATTGTCAGTATGCTCTTTCAATAAGTTTTATTGCCAGTTGCCTacagtttcttcaattttgaatgtgaGCATTTTGACACTAAACTGTTTGGTCTGCCTCTAAAATGTGTCACCGGAAGTGAtgttcattagaaaaaaatgcaagctgaaattttttagagaaaattggaattttcattttttccatgtaATTTGCAAATTGTCTGTAGCTCCTTTAGTTTTGAAGTTGAGTGATTCCGGCAAAGGACCTCTTTTGTTTGGCTTCAAATGTTTCTCTCTTTAATTCATAGGCGCTTTACATAGACTGCGTTTAATCAAATCAGTGTTACCATTAGACGTAGCTGAaatcatttgatttttatcaaaaatgcccCTTGATTGTCGGACTTGTACGCATATTATAATCAATTCCTCACAAAACGATAGGTTATggttattaaaataaattcgtTTAATGAAACATATTTTACTATGAGTATTAGTCATGCTTTGATAGTTTAATTGTTAAACCCGCGCTTAAAGCGTTCTGTGCGTTGCGAAATAGcgcaaaatgatttttaatgatgGCGCGTTGGTTGTGAGTTctatttttctgaataattatgcgataattattattttcgactatttttttgATCGATGTGGGTTCAAGTAAAGTGTAACGTGTCCGTTACTGTATGTTTCTCGAAAATTATAATAACTGTGCATTGTTGGGTTACATTCGAGATGTTTTTTGAGGAGTGTTTTCGATCATTATTGGTTTCTTGGTTACCAACTATatttcttgttttctttttctctttctcgTCTGGAGACGGAGACACGGTTGATTACAAGATCGAGTACTGAAAAAAGGGAATCAAATCACTACCTgctgtacctactacctacctgcTCATTAAAATTGTATTAAACTGTTCATTTATGACGAAACAAGCGTGATAATGATGATTTAGTAATATCAGTGTATTTGTGAATTCTTACCTATCTATTGATTTACCTAATTCGCCCTCACATTAATCTTGGTGGTAGTTTTactttctctaatttttttcagagtatatttattgtaattgaaatttgagccgaatgaaatgaaaaaccttTATTATGTAGTACAtacaaattttacataaaattgtaATGAGTAACttttaaatgaacaaaaaactgAGGTTTTGCGagtaacaaaaaattaagtacctacatttgataaaattcctcTTTTCGAAGGTGAAAgttccaaaataaaataaaatggaatgtcgcgaacgaattaaatgaaatttgttCTTTGATTGGTAGCAACTAGCAAGCTCAAgtcttgagaaattttcaagattgaaTGTCTCCGGCTCCACTTTGACTCGTACTAGGACCAGAGGGCTCTAAAGTTTCGTCGATCAATTTTAGAACgttaattttaaactttctttTTTGGCTTCCAGTCATCGTTTTGATATCTGGCAacaagctttttaaaaaattcaaatcggcGTCATTTTCGATATTTCTCTGTCTCTTCGTATCCGGACTTTGGTCATGTTCATTTTCGGCGATACGTTTGAGCTTGAAAGATTCTTTATGAAATTTAATATCATCGACGTCTTCATTAGTAGTATTAGTATTGCTACTGTTTTGTAGGTTTTGTAGCATATCGTAAATGCGGTGATTTCTGGAAACTTCCATCGGTGCgtcgttttcattttcgttttcgttGAGAATAAGATGATGATCGTTGATTGGGTAGTCGTTTTCTTCATTCAACATATCGACTTCAGCGTTATGCTTGAGATCTTCGCTGTAATTTGTATCTTCTTCGGAATCCAGGTAGACTACGTTGTCAGGATTATCGTGCATTTTAATTATATCGCAGTAGTATTTCAGATTATCTTCGGGAAAACTCCTCGCTCTGGTGAACGGTAGCAGGAAATTCATGTGACCGGCCAAGTAATATGGTTTTTTGCCTTTGTTACcgtttttcatttctaaaattcgATGTTTCAAGTGTCTGGTAAAAGAGGCTCGTAAATTTTTCCACCTTTCTTTGCATTCGCCAACTGtgcaataaaaattaataatcagaaaattaccttctcactttttttttggactgtGTACTTTCAAATATAGCTACGTATTAGACTAGGTACTATATTTATCACCAAGATGGTGTATTGTTCGCTATTTGGCGCCCTGTAATTACCGAAACGTGACTGTATCTAAAGGCAAAGATTATAACCGCGTGATTGGTGTTAtttaacagtttttttcatgatttaaagTCGAGTTGAAAATGAGATTGAAGGGGTGATACTTTGATATAGTTTAAAATAAACTACATTTTTGATTAAAGCGACGGTAttacgaaaaaatgtatttgaacTCTGTCGTAGTATTTTTAATCGAGTGCCTATTTTGAGGATATATGATTGTTTTGCATGTTGCAATGAGCAGTGCCCAAGTGCTCATTGTATCTGATCTGTACGTACATgattcatatttcaaaattgaataaataaagcgAAAGTTTATatcgttttcaaattgttttttccaTTGATAATTTATCCATTTCGCGATATTCGATTCAACACCTGGTAGCAGAGCGCTAGCGTGGTTATGACTCAGATATTTGAGTCCAAAATCCAGAGATCCGTAGATGGTAACCACGctctgttacaattttttgatttggatCCGAAGATCCATGAGTTATAACCATCGCTCTGCaaccattatttttttatactccGCTGTTAGGCAGCACCATGTGCATATTCACTTGATAAACTgcagtttgtaaattttttcaattgttattgCAATTTAAATTTCTCACCCGGACTCGACGCCGAATCTGCCACAGCTTGCCATGCTTCGTCTTGCTTGCTTCTAATATTGTAATTAGGATCGTGATGATTGTACAGACATGGATATTTCTCCATTTCTTTCACAAACCAAATGTTAAATTCTTGATCGTCTTTCATAGCGAAGAAATTGGcaggtataggtacgtactaAAACAGAGAAAAGTTACTTATAATTTGATGGAATTGCACGGCGGCTCAATGTTGCGTATACgcggaatttttattttctacaggtctaggtacatattttcttattcgtgaaaaaatatatgtacgttTCGAGGAAtgttaattttgtttttacgaAGTTCATACCTGTT is from Planococcus citri chromosome 1, ihPlaCitr1.1, whole genome shotgun sequence and encodes:
- the LOC135831636 gene encoding uncharacterized protein LOC135831636 — encoded protein: MKDDQEFNIWFVKEMEKYPCLYNHHDPNYNIRSKQDEAWQAVADSASSPVGECKERWKNLRASFTRHLKHRILEMKNGNKGKKPYYLAGHMNFLLPFTRARSFPEDNLKYYCDIIKMHDNPDNVVYLDSEEDTNYSEDLKHNAEVDMLNEENDYPINDHHLILNENENENDAPMEVSRNHRIYDMLQNLQNSSNTNTTNEDVDDIKFHKESFKLKRIAENEHDQSPDTKRQRNIENDADLNFLKSLLPDIKTMTGSQKRKFKINVLKLIDETLEPSGPSTSQSGAGDIQS